A region of Effusibacillus pohliae DSM 22757 DNA encodes the following proteins:
- a CDS encoding pseudouridine synthase: MERLQKVLARAGVASRRKCEELIVAGKVTVNGQVVRELGMKVDPERDRIAVDGKLIEQERKVYVLLNKPTGVVTTASDPRGRRTVLDIVQIKERVFPVGRLDMNTSGLLLLTNDGELANGLMHPRHEVEKRYRAEVKGEISEHALSRLEKGVLLEDGLTAPAKVKLIRRTPERSLFDITIHEGRNRQVRRMCEAVGHPVIKLQRVQLAFLTLGVLRPGSWRMLTQREVDRLYEIAGIANGHSF; encoded by the coding sequence GTGGAACGGTTGCAAAAGGTGCTGGCGCGGGCGGGTGTCGCTTCCCGCCGCAAGTGTGAGGAATTGATCGTTGCCGGCAAAGTCACCGTCAACGGCCAGGTGGTGCGGGAACTGGGAATGAAAGTCGATCCGGAGCGGGACCGGATCGCGGTGGACGGCAAACTGATCGAACAGGAGCGGAAGGTGTACGTGTTGTTGAACAAACCGACCGGTGTCGTGACGACCGCGTCTGATCCGCGGGGACGCAGGACGGTGCTCGACATTGTTCAGATAAAAGAGCGCGTATTTCCTGTCGGCCGGCTGGACATGAACACCAGCGGCCTCTTGCTGTTGACCAATGACGGAGAACTTGCGAACGGACTGATGCACCCGCGGCATGAGGTAGAAAAGCGCTACCGCGCTGAAGTAAAAGGGGAAATCTCAGAGCATGCACTGTCCCGCCTGGAAAAAGGGGTGCTGCTGGAAGACGGGTTGACCGCTCCAGCGAAAGTCAAACTGATCCGGCGGACGCCGGAACGCTCCCTGTTCGACATCACCATTCACGAAGGACGCAACCGGCAGGTACGCCGCATGTGTGAAGCGGTCGGCCACCCGGTGATCAAGCTGCAGCGGGTGCAATTGGCGTTTTTGACGCTGGGCGTCCTGCGTCCGGGAAGCTGGCGGATGCTGACGCAGCGGGAGGTGGATCGGCTTTACGAGATCGCGGGGATTGCAAACGGCCACAGTTTTTGA
- the resA gene encoding thiol-disulfide oxidoreductase ResA — MAVRSKLGRAVTVGVLILAAAGIIFALINFTKADKTGVGPGQSAPDFSLADLNGRTVSLHDLKGKVVLLNFWGSWCDPCREEMPALETAYKQYKDKGFTVVGVNIAESRVTAKGFTDRFGVTFPVLLDSDRDVTLNRYKVGPIPTSFLIDKQGRVQEKFERPLTADLIASKVEPLLAQP; from the coding sequence GTGGCAGTTCGAAGCAAACTGGGCAGGGCCGTCACCGTCGGCGTACTGATTCTGGCGGCGGCGGGGATCATTTTCGCCCTGATCAATTTTACGAAAGCGGATAAAACGGGAGTGGGGCCGGGACAGTCTGCTCCCGATTTCAGCCTGGCCGACTTGAACGGCAGGACGGTTTCCCTGCACGATCTGAAGGGGAAAGTGGTGCTGTTGAATTTTTGGGGATCCTGGTGCGACCCTTGCCGCGAGGAGATGCCCGCCCTGGAAACCGCCTACAAACAGTACAAGGACAAGGGGTTTACGGTGGTTGGCGTCAATATCGCGGAAAGCAGGGTGACCGCGAAGGGATTCACCGATCGGTTTGGCGTCACGTTCCCTGTCTTGTTGGACTCTGACCGGGACGTGACATTGAACCGGTACAAAGTGGGGCCGATTCCGACTTCGTTTTTGATCGACAAACAGGGGCGGGTGCAGGAGAAGTTTGAGCGCCCGTTGACAGCAGATTTGATCGCAAGCAAGGTGGAGCCTTTGCTTGCACAGCCATAG